One segment of Synechococcus sp. A15-24 DNA contains the following:
- a CDS encoding M10 family metallopeptidase C-terminal domain-containing protein, translating into MAYKTAIEVPRSGNAWIDGLTDGFRWGTTATDPAVGTTFISDTSDRPGGEFGGYPSWGWSDQERQLMEGAMEEISAVCSLQFDDRGDDNDDGVEIWYYNLDKRQSEGSYGFAYTPGSDSDEGLVAINWSTYQNADGSFKNSIASGSFYGITFLHELSHAIGLKHPHDKGLLDQPRFPGLTHRSNEFRDKGDFDQNAHPFTQLSYVDKGARNGMVPESIDAYGFLQTPGALDIAALQWIYGINPDAASGDDTYTLPLENRQGTGWRAIWDTGGVDRITAAGATAPVTIDLRNATLGDDVNAGGYVSRAEDVFGGFTIAHDWDGRNLGQPAGFCVIEIAIGGKGDDLLIGNDADNRLKGKKGADVLAAGGGDGNRVTGGKGKDQFWISAQQGALVEVTDFNPRKDRLVFDVDVSAVTFYSVDDGSQVLIDGRVVAQLPGVSDLDLERHALFSGFEGL; encoded by the coding sequence TTGGCCTACAAAACTGCAATCGAAGTACCTCGTTCAGGCAATGCCTGGATTGATGGTCTGACGGACGGCTTCCGCTGGGGCACCACAGCGACAGACCCTGCTGTCGGCACCACCTTCATCAGCGATACATCTGATCGGCCGGGTGGTGAGTTCGGGGGCTATCCCTCCTGGGGTTGGAGTGATCAAGAGCGCCAGCTCATGGAGGGTGCCATGGAGGAAATCTCTGCGGTTTGTTCTCTTCAGTTCGACGACCGCGGAGATGACAACGACGATGGGGTGGAAATCTGGTATTACAACCTCGATAAACGTCAGTCAGAAGGAAGCTATGGCTTCGCCTACACCCCCGGCAGCGACTCTGATGAAGGGTTGGTGGCCATCAACTGGTCGACCTATCAAAACGCTGATGGCAGTTTCAAGAATTCGATTGCTTCCGGCAGCTTCTACGGCATCACGTTTTTGCATGAGCTCAGTCATGCAATTGGCCTTAAGCATCCCCATGACAAAGGTCTGCTTGATCAACCCCGTTTCCCTGGTTTGACGCACAGGTCGAATGAATTTCGGGACAAAGGCGATTTTGACCAGAACGCCCACCCCTTCACACAGCTCAGCTACGTCGATAAGGGAGCTCGTAATGGAATGGTTCCGGAATCGATCGACGCTTACGGCTTTCTGCAGACGCCGGGGGCGCTGGATATTGCTGCATTGCAATGGATATACGGAATCAATCCTGACGCTGCCTCCGGAGATGACACTTACACCTTGCCGCTGGAGAATCGCCAGGGAACGGGGTGGCGTGCGATCTGGGACACCGGCGGGGTGGACCGCATCACGGCAGCTGGTGCCACAGCTCCTGTCACCATCGATCTGCGCAACGCGACCCTTGGTGATGACGTCAATGCCGGTGGCTATGTCAGCCGCGCGGAGGACGTCTTCGGTGGTTTCACCATTGCCCACGACTGGGACGGCAGAAACCTCGGCCAGCCTGCGGGGTTTTGTGTGATTGAGATCGCCATCGGTGGCAAGGGAGATGATCTCCTGATTGGCAACGATGCTGACAACCGGCTGAAGGGAAAGAAAGGCGCTGATGTTCTGGCTGCCGGCGGTGGCGATGGCAACCGGGTCACCGGTGGCAAAGGGAAGGATCAGTTCTGGATTTCAGCCCAACAGGGTGCACTGGTGGAGGTGACCGATTTCAACCCCCGCAAGGATCGACTGGTCTTCGATGTTGATGTCAGTGCGGTGACCTTTTATTCAGTTGACGATGGCAGCCAGGTGTTGATTGATGGTCGTGTGGTGGCGCAACTGCCAGGTGTGAGTGACCTGGATCTTGAACGGCATGCCCTGTTCAGCGGCTTTGAGGGGCTCTAG
- a CDS encoding prohibitin family protein produces the protein MQTPRPINDPSTGLVGLVAILLSVLLLLGQSLFIVPAGQVAVVTTLGKVSGGSRLPGLNFKIPFVQAASPFDVRTQVRPEEFATLTKDLQVIEATATVKYAVRPNEAGRIYRTIASTDREIYPRIIQPSLLKALKSVFSQYELVTIATEWNDISSLVERTVAEELDKFDYVEVRGLDLTGLQIAEEYRAAIEQKQIAEQQLLRAQTEVKIAEQEAIRYDTLNRSLDDQVLFKLFLDKWDGRTEVVPALPGTPGGTPPVIVGRKN, from the coding sequence ATGCAGACCCCCCGTCCGATCAACGATCCCTCCACTGGTTTGGTGGGTTTGGTTGCCATCCTGCTGAGCGTGCTGCTGCTGCTGGGTCAGTCCTTGTTTATCGTTCCTGCCGGACAGGTGGCCGTGGTCACCACCCTGGGCAAGGTGAGTGGTGGATCACGTCTGCCGGGCCTGAATTTCAAGATCCCCTTCGTCCAGGCGGCCTCTCCCTTCGATGTGCGCACGCAGGTGAGGCCCGAGGAATTCGCCACGCTGACGAAAGACCTTCAGGTGATTGAGGCCACCGCGACCGTTAAATACGCCGTCCGCCCTAACGAAGCCGGACGCATTTACCGCACCATTGCCAGCACCGATCGCGAGATTTATCCGCGCATCATTCAGCCTTCCCTGTTGAAGGCTCTCAAGTCGGTGTTCTCGCAGTACGAGCTGGTGACCATCGCCACCGAATGGAACGACATCTCCTCCCTGGTGGAGCGCACCGTGGCCGAGGAACTCGACAAATTTGATTATGTGGAGGTGCGCGGCCTTGACCTGACCGGCCTGCAGATCGCCGAAGAGTACCGAGCAGCCATTGAACAGAAACAGATCGCTGAACAGCAACTGCTGAGAGCCCAGACGGAGGTGAAGATCGCTGAACAGGAAGCCATCCGCTACGACACCCTCAACCGCAGCCTGGACGACCAGGTGCTGTTCAAACTGTTTCTTGACAAGTGGGATGGCCGCACGGAGGTGGTTCCGGCACTACCCGGGACACCAGGGGGCACACCTCCGGTCATCGTGGGAAGGAAAAACTGA
- a CDS encoding DUF389 domain-containing protein has product MAGALVTTLLSMMLGLIAQANGLLTVDAFSGEIQSRLSPRLLDLGIALAAGAIATYAKVNPGSVSSMAGTAIAVALVPPVCGWG; this is encoded by the coding sequence GTGGCCGGAGCCCTCGTCACCACGCTGCTGTCGATGATGCTTGGGCTGATCGCTCAAGCCAATGGCCTGCTGACCGTGGACGCCTTCTCAGGGGAAATCCAGAGTCGGTTAAGCCCGAGGCTCCTGGACCTGGGTATCGCCCTGGCCGCCGGTGCCATTGCCACCTACGCCAAGGTCAACCCCGGGTCCGTGAGTTCCATGGCCGGCACGGCGATTGCCGTAGCCCTGGTTCCACCAGTCTGCGGATGGGGCTGA
- the bsmB gene encoding dimethylglycine N-methyltransferase, with the protein MGTTNGSAADSVAATYYDSQDADQFYEQVWGGEDIHIGLYATPDEAIATASDRTVHALLELADPLPQGGCVVDLGAGYGGASRRLARWSERPVHAINISAVENDRHRRLNVNAGLEQQITVHDASFEQVPVADSSADLVWSQDAILHAGDRAKVLAEVSRLLKPGGCFVFTDPMAADGVEMGLLQPILDRIHLPDLASPSRYRAWGDAVGLTMEVWDERTEMLVRHYDRVRQDTRLRRAQLETSISSGYLDRMDVGLGHWVDGGQQGRLSWGLMRLRKPG; encoded by the coding sequence ATGGGCACAACGAATGGCTCTGCGGCGGATTCCGTTGCGGCGACCTACTACGACAGTCAGGACGCTGATCAGTTTTACGAACAGGTTTGGGGTGGGGAGGATATTCATATCGGTTTGTATGCAACGCCGGATGAGGCCATCGCGACGGCCAGTGACCGCACGGTGCATGCCCTGCTTGAGCTGGCCGACCCACTGCCTCAAGGCGGATGCGTGGTGGATCTTGGGGCGGGCTACGGCGGAGCATCCCGGCGCCTTGCTCGCTGGAGTGAGCGACCGGTTCATGCCATCAACATTTCGGCGGTTGAGAACGACCGCCATCGTCGACTAAATGTTAATGCCGGTCTTGAGCAGCAGATCACGGTGCACGACGCTTCGTTTGAGCAGGTGCCCGTGGCCGATTCCAGTGCAGACCTGGTGTGGAGTCAGGATGCCATCCTGCATGCCGGCGATCGAGCCAAGGTGTTGGCCGAGGTGTCCCGCCTGCTGAAGCCTGGGGGATGTTTCGTGTTCACCGATCCGATGGCGGCCGATGGTGTGGAGATGGGATTGCTGCAGCCGATCCTCGACCGTATTCATCTCCCCGACCTTGCCTCACCGAGTCGATACAGGGCTTGGGGAGATGCGGTTGGCCTGACGATGGAGGTTTGGGATGAACGCACTGAGATGCTCGTGCGTCACTACGACCGGGTCCGGCAGGACACCCGGTTACGTCGTGCACAGCTGGAAACCAGCATCAGTTCCGGTTATCTCGATCGGATGGATGTGGGCCTTGGCCACTGGGTGGATGGTGGCCAGCAGGGACGCCTCAGCTGGGGACTGATGCGGTTGCGCAAGCCTGGTTGA
- a CDS encoding class I SAM-dependent methyltransferase, translating to MTSTQNHPLQTQDDQQRFGQSPESVRETDHYQQEYIEDFTDRWDRLIDWNARAEAEGDFFIRLLKEHGARSVLDVATGTGFHSIRLLEEGFDVVSADGSPNMLARAFRNARNRDQLLRTSQADWRFLNRDIHGEFDAVICLGNSFTHLFKERDRRKALAEYYAVLKHNGILILDHRNYDRLLEGGSAVRQGKGNVYCGKDVEVGPEHVDEGLARFRYSFSDGGVYHLNMFPLRYGYVRRLMSEVGFQQITSFGDYQRDFENPDFYVHVAEKEYRFDVDTTMH from the coding sequence ATGACGTCAACGCAGAACCATCCATTGCAAACGCAGGACGATCAGCAGCGTTTTGGACAATCTCCTGAATCGGTTCGCGAGACGGATCACTACCAGCAGGAGTACATCGAAGACTTCACCGATCGCTGGGATCGATTGATCGACTGGAATGCACGGGCTGAAGCGGAGGGTGATTTCTTTATCCGTCTGCTCAAGGAGCACGGTGCCCGTTCGGTTCTGGATGTAGCCACAGGAACTGGTTTTCACTCCATCCGATTGCTGGAGGAAGGATTTGATGTGGTCAGTGCGGATGGCAGCCCCAACATGCTGGCCCGGGCGTTTCGCAATGCTCGCAACCGTGATCAGCTGCTGAGGACATCGCAGGCGGATTGGCGCTTTCTCAATCGTGACATTCACGGCGAGTTTGATGCTGTGATCTGTCTTGGTAATTCATTCACCCACCTGTTCAAGGAGCGGGATCGGCGTAAAGCTCTGGCTGAGTATTACGCCGTGTTGAAGCACAATGGCATCTTGATTCTTGATCACCGCAATTACGACCGGCTGCTGGAGGGCGGATCGGCCGTTCGACAGGGCAAAGGCAATGTCTATTGCGGAAAAGATGTGGAGGTTGGTCCTGAGCATGTTGATGAAGGTTTGGCGCGCTTCCGTTATTCCTTCAGTGATGGTGGGGTCTATCACCTCAACATGTTCCCGTTGCGCTACGGCTACGTCCGTCGTCTGATGTCTGAGGTTGGCTTCCAGCAGATCACCAGCTTTGGTGATTATCAGCGGGACTTTGAAAATCCCGATTTTTATGTTCACGTCGCGGAGAAGGAATATCGCTTCGACGTCGACACCACCATGCACTGA
- a CDS encoding ATP-binding cassette domain-containing protein has product MNEPIRLREVWKSFGGRPGASPAELLQSSEARVAVQDVSLEIRAGEMFVVMGLSGSGKSTLLRMINGLISPSLGVVEIEGRPLQQFSRGELRALRRRSMAMVFQSFALFPQRSALENAAFGLEMAGVPRRQRLAKAQQALERVGLGGDLHRTPDQLSGGMRQRVGLARALALDPPVLLMDEAFSALDPLIRADMQDLLLDLQREHRRTIVFISHDLDEAVRIGDRIALMQDGRLLQCDTAEKLFRTPAEPAVAEFFRGVDPAGVLTLGAIAEPSPLTDGWDPKDPDLTVLSSAMLLKEAIPIVTAANRPVAVVGNDHHLIGSVSPNTILRALSR; this is encoded by the coding sequence ATGAATGAGCCGATCCGCCTCCGGGAGGTCTGGAAAAGTTTCGGCGGCAGGCCAGGAGCGTCGCCAGCCGAACTACTTCAGTCCTCTGAAGCCAGGGTTGCTGTACAGGACGTCTCCCTGGAGATCAGGGCCGGGGAGATGTTTGTGGTGATGGGGCTGTCCGGATCCGGCAAGTCCACCCTGTTGCGCATGATCAATGGCTTGATCAGCCCAAGCCTTGGGGTTGTTGAGATTGAAGGGCGACCGCTGCAGCAGTTCAGCCGAGGCGAACTGCGTGCCCTCAGGCGGCGCAGCATGGCGATGGTGTTCCAATCCTTCGCCCTTTTTCCGCAGCGCAGCGCGCTGGAGAATGCAGCCTTTGGGCTTGAAATGGCCGGCGTCCCCCGCCGCCAACGCCTGGCCAAAGCTCAGCAGGCGCTGGAGCGGGTTGGCCTCGGTGGGGATCTGCACCGCACGCCGGATCAGTTGTCCGGCGGCATGCGTCAGCGGGTCGGTCTGGCGAGGGCTCTGGCGTTGGATCCCCCCGTTCTGCTAATGGATGAAGCCTTCTCGGCGCTGGACCCGCTGATCCGTGCCGATATGCAGGATCTGCTGCTGGATCTGCAACGGGAACACCGGCGCACCATTGTCTTCATTTCCCATGATCTGGATGAAGCGGTGCGGATCGGCGATCGCATCGCGTTGATGCAGGACGGACGTCTGCTGCAGTGCGATACAGCGGAAAAGCTGTTCCGCACCCCCGCCGAGCCGGCGGTGGCTGAATTTTTCCGTGGTGTTGATCCCGCTGGCGTCCTCACCCTTGGAGCCATTGCCGAGCCATCGCCACTGACTGACGGATGGGATCCCAAGGATCCCGACCTCACCGTGCTCTCCTCAGCCATGCTCCTCAAGGAGGCCATACCGATCGTCACGGCCGCAAACAGGCCTGTGGCGGTTGTCGGCAACGATCACCATCTGATCGGCTCGGTGTCACCCAACACGATCCTGCGGGCGCTTAGTCGATGA
- a CDS encoding proline/glycine betaine ABC transporter permease has product MSELFSQLWLAQASEAGAVGATADSIVSWLIGNGGALFSLINTVIFVLTAFVEQLLNAPAPWLLALLVALLGLWRVSAAFGLLSLLGLNLVQTMGLWEPMVSSLALVLTASLLALAIGLPLGVLAARQRSIWQLTRPLLDLMQTMPAFVYLIPAVMLFSTGAVPSVIATLIFAMPPVVRLTVLGIRQVPADLIEAGRSFGCSEWQLLTKVQLPNALPTLMTGVNQTIMLALSMVVIASMIGGSGLGDVVLRGIQQLNIGLGFEGGLAVVILAVILDRLSQSLSTPPSRSARDRVRSLATLWRIR; this is encoded by the coding sequence ATGAGTGAGCTCTTCAGTCAGCTGTGGCTGGCACAGGCCAGCGAAGCCGGGGCGGTGGGCGCGACAGCCGACAGCATCGTGAGCTGGCTAATTGGCAACGGCGGTGCCCTGTTCAGCCTGATCAACACCGTCATCTTTGTGCTGACGGCGTTCGTCGAACAGCTGCTGAATGCACCCGCCCCCTGGCTGCTCGCACTGCTGGTGGCACTGCTGGGGCTCTGGCGTGTGAGTGCCGCATTCGGTCTTCTCAGTCTTCTCGGTCTGAATCTTGTGCAGACCATGGGCCTGTGGGAGCCAATGGTCAGCAGCCTGGCCCTTGTGCTGACCGCCTCCCTGCTGGCCCTCGCGATCGGTCTTCCTTTGGGTGTGCTGGCTGCCCGTCAGCGAAGCATCTGGCAGCTCACCCGTCCGCTGCTGGATCTGATGCAGACCATGCCGGCCTTTGTATACCTGATTCCTGCCGTGATGCTGTTCAGCACCGGCGCCGTTCCTTCGGTGATCGCCACGTTGATCTTCGCGATGCCACCGGTGGTAAGGCTCACCGTTCTGGGCATCCGCCAGGTTCCGGCTGATCTGATCGAGGCCGGGCGATCCTTCGGCTGCTCCGAGTGGCAGTTGCTCACCAAGGTGCAACTGCCCAACGCTCTTCCCACGCTGATGACCGGCGTGAATCAGACGATCATGCTGGCCCTTTCGATGGTGGTGATCGCCTCGATGATCGGTGGTAGTGGGCTGGGTGATGTGGTGCTGCGGGGCATCCAGCAGCTGAACATTGGCCTGGGCTTTGAGGGAGGCCTGGCCGTGGTGATCCTGGCGGTCATCCTGGACCGTCTCAGCCAGAGCCTCAGCACACCCCCCAGCCGATCCGCGCGGGATCGGGTCCGCAGCCTGGCCACGCTTTGGAGGATTCGATGA
- a CDS encoding glycine betaine ABC transporter substrate-binding protein — MNKFQLWRRRSVLLAGLGLAGASLHNLASRPEADTSAPATDTPGSTSQVQSSNDRNSAGAPLKLGWSPWADAEVVSLMATQLIESELNQPVERVMADIGIQYQSVARGDLDLMLMAWLPGTHRDYWSKVRDRVLDLGPMYSGRLGWIVPDYVPEEVIASIEQLQDPQLAARFDGRVQGIDPGSGLNQASLKALKQYGLTSMELVASSSAAMAAVLAQAIDEQRWLIATSWTPHWMFARYKLRFLDDPKGSFGATERIHAVARQGMDQLHPAVTAFLSRFHLPESDLDGLLLQAQESSAETAVSTYLARHPNRVRYWTTGKI, encoded by the coding sequence ATGAACAAGTTTCAGCTCTGGCGACGACGCAGTGTGCTGCTGGCTGGCTTGGGTCTGGCGGGTGCCTCCCTGCACAACCTGGCTAGCCGCCCTGAAGCCGACACATCCGCCCCGGCGACGGACACGCCTGGATCAACGTCCCAGGTTCAGTCGAGCAACGACCGCAACTCTGCCGGTGCCCCCTTGAAGCTGGGCTGGTCGCCTTGGGCCGATGCCGAAGTGGTGAGTCTGATGGCGACCCAGCTGATCGAATCGGAGTTGAATCAACCGGTGGAACGGGTGATGGCCGACATCGGCATCCAATACCAATCCGTGGCCCGCGGCGATCTGGACCTGATGCTGATGGCCTGGCTGCCAGGCACCCATCGGGATTACTGGAGCAAGGTGCGTGATCGAGTGCTGGATCTCGGGCCGATGTATTCCGGCCGGCTTGGCTGGATCGTGCCCGACTATGTGCCAGAGGAGGTGATTGCCAGCATTGAGCAACTCCAGGATCCGCAGCTGGCGGCTCGCTTTGATGGCAGGGTCCAGGGCATCGACCCGGGGTCTGGCCTGAACCAGGCCTCACTGAAAGCCCTGAAGCAATACGGATTGACGTCTATGGAGCTGGTGGCGTCCAGCAGCGCGGCCATGGCTGCTGTGTTGGCCCAGGCGATCGACGAGCAACGCTGGCTGATCGCCACGAGCTGGACCCCCCACTGGATGTTTGCCCGCTACAAACTGCGCTTCCTTGACGACCCCAAGGGCAGCTTCGGAGCAACAGAACGCATCCATGCCGTGGCTCGGCAGGGCATGGATCAGCTGCATCCTGCGGTGACAGCGTTCCTCAGCCGCTTCCATTTACCTGAGAGCGACCTGGATGGCTTGCTGCTGCAGGCCCAGGAGTCATCCGCCGAGACCGCGGTGTCGACCTACCTGGCTCGCCATCCCAATCGGGTTCGCTACTGGACGACAGGAAAGATCTAA
- a CDS encoding cupin domain-containing protein, translating into MDSLVARWRLQPHPEGGWYREVQRSSIQVTRPDGQPRSAITTVLFLLGAGDVSRWHCVHGGDEIWTFLSGAPLSLFQHSDAADGPHEQVISEDQPVAWVPAGVWMAARSQGDFTLVSCCVGPGFSFDDFEMLRDRDRSQWPKGVDERLI; encoded by the coding sequence ATGGACTCCCTTGTGGCCCGTTGGCGGCTGCAGCCTCATCCCGAAGGCGGTTGGTACAGGGAAGTGCAACGGAGCTCCATTCAGGTCACAAGGCCCGATGGCCAACCACGCAGTGCCATCACGACCGTGCTGTTTCTGCTCGGTGCCGGGGATGTGAGTCGCTGGCATTGCGTTCACGGTGGTGATGAGATCTGGACCTTCCTTAGTGGCGCTCCCCTCAGCCTGTTCCAGCATTCCGATGCTGCAGACGGACCCCATGAACAGGTGATCAGTGAGGATCAGCCCGTGGCCTGGGTTCCGGCGGGGGTCTGGATGGCAGCCCGGAGTCAGGGAGATTTCACTCTGGTGAGCTGTTGCGTCGGCCCAGGGTTCAGCTTTGACGATTTCGAGATGCTGCGTGATCGAGACCGCTCTCAATGGCCAAAGGGGGTTGATGAACGGTTGATCTGA
- the psbA gene encoding photosystem II q(b) protein has protein sequence MTTTLQQRSGASSWQAFCEWVTSTNNRLYVGWFGVLMIPTLLAATICFVIAFVAAPPVDIDGIREPVAGSLIYGNNIISGAVVPSSNAIGLHFYPIWEAASLDEWLYNGGPFQLVVFHFLIGIYAYMGREWELSYRLGMRPWICVAYSAPVAAASAVFLVYPFGQGSFSDAMPLGISGTFNYMLVFQAEHNILMHPFHMLGVAGVFGGSLFSAMHGSLVTSSLVRETTETESQNYGYKFGQEEETYNIVAAHGYFGRLIFQYASFNNSRSLHFFLAAWPVVGIWFTALGVSTMAFNLNGFNFNQSILDGQGRVLNTWADVLNRAGLGMEVMHERNAHNFPLDLAAAESTPVALQAPAIG, from the coding sequence ATGACCACCACCCTCCAGCAGCGCTCCGGCGCTTCCAGCTGGCAGGCTTTCTGCGAGTGGGTCACCTCCACCAACAACCGTCTGTATGTCGGTTGGTTCGGTGTGCTGATGATCCCCACCCTGCTGGCTGCCACCATCTGCTTCGTCATCGCTTTCGTCGCCGCTCCTCCGGTTGACATCGATGGCATCCGCGAGCCCGTCGCTGGCTCCCTTATTTACGGCAACAACATCATCTCCGGTGCTGTTGTTCCTTCCAGCAACGCCATTGGCCTGCACTTCTATCCCATTTGGGAAGCTGCTTCTCTTGATGAGTGGCTGTACAACGGCGGTCCTTTCCAGCTCGTCGTCTTCCACTTCCTGATCGGCATCTACGCCTACATGGGTCGTGAGTGGGAACTCTCCTACCGCCTGGGCATGCGCCCCTGGATCTGCGTCGCCTACAGCGCACCTGTCGCTGCTGCCTCTGCAGTTTTCCTGGTCTACCCCTTCGGTCAGGGCTCCTTCTCTGACGCCATGCCCCTGGGCATCTCCGGCACGTTCAACTACATGCTGGTGTTCCAGGCTGAGCACAACATCCTGATGCACCCCTTCCACATGCTGGGTGTTGCAGGTGTGTTCGGTGGCTCCCTGTTCTCCGCCATGCATGGCTCCCTGGTGACCTCCTCCCTGGTGCGTGAAACCACCGAGACCGAGTCCCAGAACTACGGCTACAAGTTCGGCCAAGAGGAAGAGACCTACAACATCGTGGCTGCCCACGGTTACTTCGGTCGCCTGATCTTCCAATACGCCTCCTTCAACAACAGCCGTAGCCTCCACTTCTTCCTGGCTGCCTGGCCTGTTGTCGGCATCTGGTTCACCGCCCTGGGCGTGTCAACCATGGCCTTCAACCTGAACGGCTTCAACTTCAACCAGTCCATCCTTGATGGTCAGGGCCGCGTCCTGAACACCTGGGCCGACGTGTTGAACCGTGCCGGCCTCGGCATGGAAGTGATGCACGAGCGTAACGCTCACAACTTCCCCCTCGACCTGGCTGCTGCTGAGTCCACTCCTGTGGCTCTGCAGGCACCTGCCATCGGTTGA
- a CDS encoding aspartoacylase, with translation MTRCDVLVVGGTHGNEINGAWLVDQWRDQQDLLDAAGLSLALEIGNPEARTANRRYVDRDLNRCFTADLLNQGEQEQELQRARQLLAWHGPDGANPCRVALDLHSTTAAMGSCLVVYGRRPADLALAARVQGALGLPIYLHEADAAQTGFLVEQWPCGLVIEVGPVPQGVLDARVVRQTRIALETCCRELAAARAGTGRDPHNLVVHRHLGSVDLPRDQRDCAAAMVHPQLQGQDWRPLMDGAAMFELPRGGTVPLEVDGGETWPVFINEAAYAEKRIAFSLTRREVWPIDPSWGQALEQLMG, from the coding sequence ATGACCCGCTGCGATGTGCTGGTGGTGGGTGGCACCCATGGCAACGAAATCAATGGGGCCTGGCTGGTGGACCAGTGGCGTGATCAGCAAGATTTGCTGGATGCCGCGGGGCTCTCTCTGGCTCTGGAGATCGGCAATCCCGAAGCTCGCACAGCCAACCGTCGCTACGTCGACCGAGATCTCAACCGCTGCTTCACCGCGGATCTGTTGAATCAGGGGGAGCAGGAGCAGGAATTGCAGCGCGCCCGGCAGCTCCTCGCTTGGCACGGCCCCGACGGCGCGAACCCCTGCCGGGTGGCCCTGGACCTGCACAGCACCACAGCAGCCATGGGCAGCTGCCTGGTCGTGTACGGCCGTCGCCCCGCCGATCTGGCACTGGCTGCACGGGTGCAAGGGGCTCTTGGACTGCCGATCTATCTGCATGAGGCCGATGCCGCTCAGACCGGGTTTCTGGTGGAGCAGTGGCCCTGCGGGCTGGTGATCGAAGTGGGGCCCGTGCCTCAGGGGGTTCTGGATGCACGGGTGGTGCGCCAAACCCGGATCGCCCTCGAGACGTGTTGTCGGGAATTGGCCGCGGCGCGTGCGGGTACGGGCCGGGACCCCCACAACCTGGTGGTGCATCGTCACCTCGGCAGTGTTGATCTGCCGCGTGATCAACGGGATTGTGCAGCTGCCATGGTTCATCCACAGCTGCAGGGACAGGACTGGCGGCCGCTGATGGACGGAGCGGCCATGTTTGAACTGCCTCGCGGAGGCACGGTGCCGCTTGAGGTGGATGGAGGAGAGACCTGGCCCGTGTTCATCAATGAGGCGGCCTATGCCGAAAAGAGGATCGCCTTTTCATTGACCCGCCGGGAGGTCTGGCCCATCGATCCGAGTTGGGGTCAGGCGTTGGAGCAGCTGATGGGCTGA
- a CDS encoding glutathione S-transferase C-terminal domain-containing protein, translated as MAIPPALVIAARQGWQWQWQRLMGGLGPADAEGNYQRPSSDHLSASVPSFVLSTLPEQRRPLLILGRSCPWAHRTWLVHQLRRLGSSVTPLIARADHRAGRWQLDPPWQGCHTLLELYRRCGAPPSYRATVPVLVDPSGPRILGNESAQLVELFNEWPAPDGAPDLAAAHQRGEIDRWQSLLQPAVNDGVYRCGFARTQAAYDLAETDLFNALQQVEQALQDGRSWLCGDELSLSDVRLFPTLIRWEVVYAPLFGCSRRPLWQFPNLWLWRQRFHALPGVDDTCDAKAWRQDYFGALFPLNPGGIVPAGPDLSTLVHAGIPRP; from the coding sequence ATGGCCATCCCCCCGGCTCTTGTGATCGCCGCCCGGCAGGGCTGGCAATGGCAATGGCAGCGATTAATGGGAGGCCTGGGGCCGGCTGATGCGGAGGGGAATTACCAGCGACCCAGCAGCGATCACCTGAGCGCCAGCGTTCCATCCTTTGTTCTCTCAACGCTTCCAGAGCAGCGACGCCCCCTGTTGATCCTCGGAAGAAGCTGTCCGTGGGCCCACCGCACCTGGCTGGTGCATCAACTGCGGCGACTCGGCAGCAGCGTTACACCGCTGATCGCCAGGGCCGACCACCGCGCCGGCCGATGGCAATTGGATCCCCCCTGGCAGGGGTGTCACACCTTGCTGGAGCTGTACCGGCGCTGTGGTGCTCCCCCCTCGTACCGGGCCACCGTGCCGGTGCTGGTGGATCCCAGCGGGCCTCGGATCCTCGGCAACGAAAGCGCTCAATTGGTGGAGCTGTTCAACGAATGGCCAGCACCCGATGGGGCACCGGATCTGGCAGCTGCGCATCAACGAGGGGAGATCGACCGTTGGCAATCGCTGCTGCAACCAGCCGTCAACGACGGGGTCTACCGCTGTGGATTCGCCCGCACCCAGGCGGCCTACGACCTCGCCGAAACAGACCTCTTCAACGCCCTCCAGCAAGTGGAGCAGGCTCTTCAAGATGGTCGCTCCTGGCTTTGCGGCGATGAGCTCAGCCTGTCGGATGTTCGCCTGTTCCCCACCTTGATCCGCTGGGAGGTGGTTTACGCCCCTCTGTTCGGCTGCAGCCGCCGACCACTTTGGCAATTCCCCAATCTGTGGCTTTGGCGGCAGCGCTTCCACGCGCTTCCTGGTGTGGACGACACCTGTGATGCCAAAGCATGGCGCCAGGACTATTTCGGGGCCTTGTTTCCGCTGAATCCCGGCGGAATTGTTCCGGCTGGACCTGACCTGAGCACACTGGTGCATGCCGGCATTCCCAGGCCATGA